A single Micromonospora sp. CCTCC AA 2012012 DNA region contains:
- a CDS encoding TauD/TfdA family dioxygenase: protein MTEQTRVARTIPRRGRERNLVDVRPDWPGGPLPALVRANVPDVDLAGWLAGHRDEVDELARRHGAVLFRGFAVAGAADFRTVMAALSDEVLSYGERSSPRSEVTEGVYTSTEHPADQPIVLHNEQSYTVNWPLRIVFHCEVEPAAGGRTPLADSRRVLARLRPETVAEFERRGVLYRRNYLPGISLTWQTAFQTERREDVEAYCARALVDVEWVGDRQLRTRQVRPAVRRHPVTGERTWFNHALFFHVTSLPDEVSAGLRAALAEEDLPYQTAYGDGTPIGDEVLAELRAAYAAETRSFAWQRGDVLLVENMLAAHAREPFTPPRRILTAMSDPVAAPELTPSAPAGPEADR, encoded by the coding sequence GTCGCGGCCGCGAACGGAACCTGGTGGACGTCCGCCCCGACTGGCCCGGCGGTCCGCTGCCGGCGCTGGTCCGGGCGAACGTGCCCGACGTCGACCTGGCCGGCTGGCTGGCCGGACACCGCGACGAGGTGGACGAGCTGGCCCGTCGGCACGGGGCCGTGCTGTTCCGCGGCTTCGCCGTGGCCGGCGCCGCCGACTTCCGCACCGTGATGGCCGCCCTCTCCGACGAGGTGCTCTCCTACGGCGAGCGCTCCTCGCCGCGCAGCGAGGTCACCGAGGGCGTCTACACCTCCACCGAGCACCCGGCCGACCAGCCGATCGTGCTGCACAACGAGCAGTCGTACACGGTGAACTGGCCGCTGCGGATCGTGTTCCACTGCGAGGTGGAACCGGCCGCGGGAGGGCGTACGCCGCTGGCGGACAGTCGCCGCGTGCTCGCCCGGCTCCGCCCGGAGACCGTCGCCGAGTTTGAGCGGCGCGGGGTGCTCTACCGGCGCAACTACCTGCCCGGCATCAGCCTCACCTGGCAGACCGCGTTCCAGACCGAGCGGCGCGAGGACGTCGAGGCGTACTGCGCCCGCGCGCTGGTCGACGTCGAGTGGGTCGGTGACCGGCAGCTACGCACCCGGCAGGTCCGCCCGGCGGTCCGCCGCCACCCGGTCACCGGCGAACGGACCTGGTTCAACCACGCGCTCTTCTTCCACGTCACCTCCCTGCCCGACGAGGTGAGCGCCGGCCTGCGGGCCGCCCTCGCCGAGGAGGACCTGCCCTACCAGACCGCGTACGGCGACGGCACGCCCATCGGGGACGAGGTGCTGGCCGAGCTGCGGGCCGCGTACGCCGCCGAGACCCGCTCCTTCGCCTGGCAGCGCGGCGATGTGCTGCTGGTGGAGAACATGCTCGCCGCGCACGCCCGGGAGCCGTTCACCCCGCCCCGGCGGATCCTCACCGCGATGTCCGACCCGGTCGCCGCGCCGGAGCTGACCCCGTCCGCGCCGGCGGGACCGGAGGCGGACCGGTGA